A stretch of Gossypium hirsutum isolate 1008001.06 chromosome A06, Gossypium_hirsutum_v2.1, whole genome shotgun sequence DNA encodes these proteins:
- the LOC107893945 gene encoding protein ROLLING AND ERECT LEAF 2: MGCAQSRIENEESVVRCKDRKNLMKDAVLARNAFAAGHSGYAISLKNTGAALSDYGHGEAEEPLEEQPRGIPPLDSTPQPPPPPPMMDNLPPPPPLPNFSPSPAAPIKRALSMPEMPIKSRKEFDSSLAIEEEEEEEEEEEEENHVENEALEKNHNEGLRKDSRGPNKEDMTASTSENNNVTHPPPMPEAKHMAWDYFFMVDNNMPGPSLDLDNNDNETEVRNAEPFANNVSGVGFNSHGGADSEIEPKTPERPEKMAVEDDVKGKQQVQMEHSKTAPADFRRMVKAVSSVNLMLVLNEIDDHFLKCSESAQEVSKMLEATRLHYHSNFADNRGHIDHSARVMRVITWNSSFRGMTNGENRKDEFDSEEHESHATVLDKLLAWEKKLYDEVKQGELMKLEYKRKVAWLNKQKKRGASAESLEKTKAAVSHLHTRYIVDMQSMDSTVSEVNRLRDEQLYPKLVMLVDGMANMWASMCIHHDRQLKVVEKLKSLDVALSSKETTKQHHDWTIQLHNVVQEWHSQFDKLVTNQKQYILSLNNWLKLNLIPIESSLKEKISSPPRAQNPPIQALLHAWHDCLEKLPDEVAKSAISSFAAVIKTIIIHQDEEMKLKEKCEETRKEFLRKSQAFEEWYHKYKQRRSALDEIDAGEDTNAKDPVSERQLVVESLKKRLEEEAEALKKHCIQVREKSIGSLKIRLPEIFRALSDYSHACSEAYEKLRSVTQSQKTNGAPS; this comes from the exons TGGGATTCCTCCACTTGACTCCACTCCTCAGCCGCCTCCTCCGCCTCCTATGATGGACAACCTTCCTCCACCTCCTCCGCTTCCTAACTTCTCCCCTAGCCCCGCCGCTCCCATCAAACGCGCCCTCAGCATGCCAGAAATGCCCATCAAGAGTCGCAAGGAGTTCGATTCTTCACTCgctattgaagaagaagaagaagaggaagaagaagaagaagaagaaaatcatGTAGAAAACGAGGCGCTTGAAAAAAATCACAATGAAGGTCTCAGAAAAGACTCACGAGGGCCTAATAAGGAAGATATGACGGCGTCGACATCGGAGAACAACAATGTGACCCACCCGCCGCCGATGCCGGAAGCTAAACACATGGCTTGGGATTACTTCTTTATGGTCGACAATAACATGCCGGGTCCGAGCTTGGATTTGGACAACAATGACAACGAGACCGAGGTTAGAAATGCTGAACCTTTCGCTAACAATGTAAGTGGTGTGGGGTTTAATAGCCATGGCGGAGCCGATAGTGAGATTGAGCCCAAGACTCCGGAGAGGCCGGAGAAGATGGCGGTGGAGGATGATGTTAAGGGGAAACAACAGGTACAGATGGAGCATTCGAAAACGGCTCCGGCAGATTTCAGGAGAATGGTGAAGGCCGTTTCTAGTGTGAATTTGATGCTGGTTTTGAATGAGATTGATGACCATTTCTTGAAATGCTCAGAGAGTGCTCAAGAGGTTTCTAAGATGCTGGAGGCTACCAGGTTGCATTATCATTCCAATTTTGCTGATAATCGAG GACATATTGATCATTCCGCGAGGGTAATGCGTGTCATTACATGGAATAGTTCTTTCAGAGGTATGACAAACGGTGAAAACAGGAAGGATGAGTTTGATTCTGAAGAGCACGAGTCTCACGCCACTGTCCTGGATAAGTTGCTAGCATGGGAAAAGAAACTTTATGATGAAGTAAAG CAAGGAGAGCTGATGAAGCTCGAGTATAAAAGGAAGGTAGCTTGGTTAAACAAGCAGAAGAAACGTGGTGCTAGTGCTGAATCATTGGAGAAAACAAAGGCAGCTGTAAGTCATTTGCATACAAGGTACATAGTTGACATGCAGTCCATGGATTCAACAGTGTCAGAAGTTAATCGATTACGTGATGAGCAGTTATATCCGAAACTTGTTATGCTTGTTGATGG GATGGCTAACATGTGGGCAAGCATGTGCATACATCATGATAGGCAACTCAAGGTTGTTGAAAAGCTTAAGTCTCTTGACGTTGCCCTCAGTTCCAAAGAAACAACAAAGCAACACCACGACTGGACCATCCAACTTCATAACGTTGTCCAAGAGTGGCATTCGCAATTTGATAAGCTCGTGACCAATCAAAAGCAATACATTCTATCTCTCAACAACTGGTTAAAGTTGAATCTCATCCCTATCGAAAGCAGCTTGAAAGAGAAAATCTCATCTCCTCCGCGAGCGCAGAATCCTCCCATCCAAGCACTCCTTCATGCATGGCACGATTGTCTTGAAAAGCTTCCTGACGAGGTTGCCAAATCCGCTATCTCTTCATTTGCTGCAGTGATAAAAACAATAATCATCCATCAAGACGAAGAGATGAAGCTAAAAGAAAAATGCGAGGAAACTAGGAAGGAATTCTTGCGCAAGAGCCAGGCATTCGAGGAATGGTATCACAAGTACAAGCAACGAAGATCTGCATTGGATGAAATAGATGCAGGTGAAGACACGAATGCAAAGGATCCTGTCTCCGAGAGGCAGCTTGTGGTCGAGAGCTTGAAAAAGAGGTTGGAAGAGGAAGCCGAAGCTCTCAAAAAGCACTGCATTCAAGTGCGAGAGAAATCTATTGGAAGTCTTAAAATCCGGTTGCCTGAGATATTCCGCGCATTGTCGGACTATTCTCACGCCTGCTCTGAAGCTTATGAAAAGTTAAGGAGTGTCACTCAGTCACAAAAAACAAATGGTGCCCCTTCATAA